One genomic segment of Micromonospora sp. WMMC415 includes these proteins:
- the dop gene encoding depupylase/deamidase Dop, which yields MSVRRIMGTEVEYGISVPGQAGANPMVTSSQVVNAYGARPELNRGGRARWDYEEESPLRDARGFTYSGAAYDPAEALADEDLGLANVILTNGARLYVDHAHPEYSTPEVTNPRDLVRWDKAGERVMAEAARRAATIPGTHPIHLYKNNTDNKGASYGAHENYLMRRQTPFADIVAYLTPFFVTRQIFAGAGRVGIGQDGGQSGFQISQRADFFEVEVGLETTLKRPIINTRDEPHADADKYRRLHVIIGDANLSEISTYLKVGTTALILTMIEEKALGPDLGIADPVSELRAVSHDPSLTHLMRLRDGRRLTALDVQWAYYERVRSFVDDRYGADVDEQTADVLARWESVLDRLGRDVMLCADELDWVAKLRLLEGYREREKLGWGSHKLQLVDLQYSDVRPEKGLYHRLVSRGAMKTLLPEEETRTAMTEPPEDTRAYFRGRCLAQYASEVVAASWDSVIFDVGRESLVRVPMMEPERGTRKHVGALFDRCESAKDLLETLTGG from the coding sequence ATGAGCGTAAGACGGATCATGGGCACCGAGGTCGAGTACGGCATCTCCGTGCCCGGCCAGGCCGGGGCCAACCCCATGGTCACCTCCTCCCAGGTGGTCAACGCCTACGGGGCGCGCCCGGAACTCAACCGGGGCGGCCGGGCCCGCTGGGACTACGAGGAGGAGTCCCCGCTGCGCGACGCGCGCGGCTTCACCTACTCCGGCGCCGCGTACGACCCCGCCGAGGCCCTCGCCGACGAGGACCTCGGGCTGGCCAACGTGATACTCACCAACGGCGCGCGGCTCTACGTCGACCACGCACACCCCGAGTACTCCACCCCCGAGGTCACCAACCCTCGGGACCTGGTGCGCTGGGACAAGGCCGGCGAGCGGGTGATGGCCGAGGCCGCGCGCCGCGCCGCCACCATCCCCGGCACCCACCCCATCCACCTGTACAAGAACAACACCGACAACAAGGGCGCCAGCTACGGCGCCCACGAGAACTACCTGATGCGGCGGCAGACCCCGTTCGCCGACATCGTCGCGTACCTGACGCCGTTCTTCGTCACCCGGCAGATCTTCGCCGGCGCCGGCCGGGTGGGCATCGGGCAGGACGGCGGGCAGAGCGGCTTCCAGATCTCCCAGCGCGCCGACTTCTTCGAGGTCGAGGTGGGCCTGGAGACCACCCTCAAGCGGCCCATCATCAACACCCGGGACGAGCCGCACGCCGACGCCGACAAGTACCGGCGGCTGCACGTCATCATCGGCGACGCCAACCTGTCGGAGATCTCGACGTACCTGAAGGTCGGCACGACCGCGCTGATCCTCACCATGATCGAGGAGAAGGCGCTCGGCCCCGACCTCGGCATCGCCGACCCGGTCAGCGAACTACGCGCCGTCAGCCACGACCCGTCGCTCACCCACCTCATGCGACTGCGCGACGGCCGGCGGCTCACCGCACTCGACGTGCAGTGGGCCTACTACGAGCGGGTGCGTTCCTTCGTGGACGACCGGTACGGCGCCGACGTGGACGAGCAGACCGCCGACGTGCTCGCCCGCTGGGAGAGCGTCCTGGACCGGCTCGGCCGGGACGTCATGCTCTGCGCCGACGAACTCGACTGGGTGGCGAAGCTGCGGCTGCTGGAGGGCTACCGGGAGCGGGAGAAGCTCGGCTGGGGCTCCCACAAGCTGCAACTGGTCGACCTGCAGTATTCGGACGTCCGGCCGGAGAAGGGCCTCTACCACCGGCTGGTCTCCCGCGGCGCCATGAAGACCCTCCTGCCGGAGGAGGAGACGCGGACGGCGATGACCGAGCCGCCGGAGGACACCCGCGCCTACTTCCGGGGCCGTTGCCTCGCCCAGTACGCCTCCGAGGTCGTCGCCGCGAGCTGGGACTCGGTCATCTTCGACGTCGGCCGCGAGTCGCTGGTGCGGGTGCCGATGATGGAGCCGGAACGCGGCACCCGCAAGCACGTCGGCGCGTTGTTCGACCGCTGCGAGAGCGCGAAGGATCTGCTGGAGACCCTGACCGGCGGCTGA
- the arc gene encoding proteasome ATPase: protein MARSDDADSRAARWEKEAHDLSTQVAFLQEELALVRRKLTESPRHVRQLEERLAATQAQLARLTENNDRLVSTLKEARAQIVTLKEEIDRLAQPPSGYGVFLARHDDGTVDVFTGGRKLRVAVSPSLDVDELRRGQEVLLNDALNIVDAFGYERVGEVVMLKEVLAGPGGTAGDRALVVSHSDEERIVHLAETLIGTSIRAGDSLMIEPRSAYAYERIPKSEVEELVLEEVPDVDYTDIGGLHAQIEQIRDAVELPFLHADLFREHQLRPPKGILLYGPPGCGKTLIAKAVANSLAKKIAERRGEEKHTSFFLNIKGPELLNKYVGETERHIRLIFQRAREKAGEGTPVIVFFDEMDSVFRTRGSGVSSDVENTIVPQLLSEIDGVEGLENVIVIGASNREDMIDPAILRPGRLDVKIKIERPDAEAAKDIFSKYILPGLPLHPDDLAEHGGDPQATVAAMIDAVVLRMYSETEENRFLEVTYANGDKEVLYFKDFNSGAMIQNIVDRGKKMAIKEFLTSGRKGLRLQHLLDACVDEFRENEDLPNTTNPDDWARISGKKGERIVYIRTLVSGGKGAEAGRSIETASNTGQYL from the coding sequence GTGGCACGCAGCGACGACGCGGACTCGCGCGCCGCACGGTGGGAGAAGGAGGCCCACGATCTCTCCACGCAGGTCGCGTTCCTTCAAGAGGAACTCGCTCTGGTGCGGCGCAAGTTGACCGAAAGCCCCCGACACGTCCGGCAGCTCGAAGAGCGGCTGGCGGCCACCCAGGCTCAGTTGGCGCGGCTGACCGAGAACAACGACCGGCTCGTGAGTACCCTCAAGGAGGCTCGCGCGCAGATCGTGACGCTCAAGGAGGAGATCGACCGCCTCGCCCAGCCGCCGAGTGGCTACGGGGTCTTCCTGGCGCGGCACGACGACGGCACGGTGGACGTGTTCACCGGTGGCCGCAAGCTCCGGGTGGCCGTCTCACCCTCACTCGACGTGGACGAGCTGCGCCGCGGGCAGGAAGTCCTGCTCAACGACGCCCTCAACATCGTCGACGCGTTCGGCTACGAGCGGGTCGGCGAGGTCGTGATGCTCAAGGAGGTGCTCGCCGGCCCCGGCGGCACCGCGGGCGACCGCGCCCTCGTGGTCTCCCACTCCGACGAGGAACGCATCGTGCACCTCGCGGAGACCCTGATCGGCACCTCGATCCGGGCCGGCGACTCGCTCATGATCGAGCCACGCTCGGCGTACGCGTACGAGCGGATCCCGAAGAGCGAGGTCGAGGAGCTGGTCCTGGAGGAGGTGCCCGACGTCGACTACACCGACATCGGCGGCCTCCACGCGCAGATCGAGCAGATCCGCGACGCGGTGGAACTGCCGTTCCTGCACGCCGACCTGTTCCGCGAGCACCAGCTCCGGCCGCCGAAGGGCATCCTGCTCTACGGTCCGCCCGGCTGCGGCAAGACGCTGATCGCCAAGGCGGTGGCCAACTCGCTGGCCAAGAAGATCGCCGAGCGGCGCGGCGAGGAGAAGCACACCAGCTTCTTTCTCAACATCAAGGGCCCGGAGCTGCTCAACAAGTACGTCGGCGAGACCGAGCGGCACATCCGGCTGATCTTCCAGCGGGCCCGGGAGAAGGCCGGCGAGGGCACGCCGGTCATCGTGTTCTTCGACGAGATGGACTCGGTGTTCCGCACCCGCGGCTCCGGTGTCTCCTCGGACGTGGAGAACACCATCGTCCCGCAGCTGCTCAGCGAGATCGACGGCGTCGAGGGCCTGGAGAACGTCATCGTCATCGGCGCCTCCAACCGGGAGGACATGATCGACCCGGCCATCCTGCGCCCCGGCCGGCTCGACGTGAAGATCAAGATCGAGCGGCCGGACGCCGAGGCGGCCAAGGACATCTTCTCCAAGTACATCCTCCCCGGGCTGCCCCTGCACCCGGACGACCTGGCCGAGCACGGTGGCGACCCTCAGGCCACCGTGGCGGCGATGATCGACGCGGTCGTCCTGCGGATGTACTCGGAGACCGAGGAGAACCGCTTCCTCGAGGTCACGTACGCCAACGGCGACAAGGAAGTCCTCTACTTCAAGGACTTCAACTCCGGCGCGATGATCCAGAACATCGTCGACCGGGGCAAGAAGATGGCCATCAAGGAGTTCCTCACCTCCGGTCGCAAGGGCCTGCGCCTGCAGCACCTCCTCGACGCCTGCGTCGACGAGTTCCGCGAGAACGAGGACCTGCCCAACACCACCAACCCCGACGACTGGGCCCGCATCTCCGGCAAGAAGGGCGAGCGGATCGTCTACATCCGCACGCTCGTCTCCGGCGGCAAGGGCGCCGAGGCGGGCCGGTCCATCGAGACCGCCAGCAACACCGGCCAGTACCTCTGA
- a CDS encoding ferredoxin yields the protein MAEVATDQLQVWVDQDLCTGDGLCVQYAPEVFEFDIDGLAYVKGPDGELVQAPGGRVDVPEHLRLEVIDSAKECPGECIHVVRGSDGVEVAGPDAED from the coding sequence GTGGCCGAGGTCGCGACCGACCAGCTGCAGGTCTGGGTTGATCAGGACCTGTGCACGGGCGACGGGCTGTGCGTGCAGTACGCCCCGGAGGTGTTCGAGTTCGACATCGACGGCCTTGCGTACGTCAAGGGTCCCGACGGTGAGCTGGTGCAGGCCCCGGGCGGCCGGGTGGACGTGCCGGAGCACCTGCGTCTCGAGGTGATCGACTCCGCGAAGGAGTGCCCGGGCGAGTGCATCCACGTCGTGCGCGGCAGCGACGGCGTCGAGGTGGCCGGCCCGGACGCCGAGGACTGA
- a CDS encoding tRNA (adenine-N1)-methyltransferase, translating to MTATPSAVPADQHTPTPPPVHRGPFRPGDRVQLTDPKGRMHTVTLEPGKEFHTHRGILKHDALIGQPDGSVVTTAGGGTAFLALRPLLADYVLSMPRGAQVIYPKDSAQIVAMGDIFPGAKVLEAGAGSGALSCSLLRAVGPTGELHSWELRDDFAQIARRNVEAFFNGPHPAWRLHVGDVATNPETGFDRIILDMLTPWETLDMVERALLPGGVFIGYVATTPQLSELVEALRERGGWTEPRAWESLVRDWHAEGLAVRPDHRMIAHTAFLVSARKLAPGVTAPPRRRKPSKGTEAYVQRRTALREAEAARAAAAAQAAGAEPRQAETEQP from the coding sequence GTGACCGCAACTCCCTCCGCCGTACCCGCCGACCAGCACACCCCGACGCCGCCCCCGGTCCACCGCGGGCCGTTCCGGCCCGGCGACCGGGTGCAGCTGACCGACCCGAAGGGGCGGATGCACACGGTCACGCTGGAACCGGGCAAGGAGTTCCACACCCACCGCGGCATCCTCAAGCACGACGCCCTGATCGGCCAGCCGGACGGCAGCGTCGTCACCACCGCCGGCGGCGGCACCGCCTTCCTCGCCCTGCGGCCGCTGCTCGCCGACTACGTGCTGTCCATGCCCCGCGGCGCCCAGGTCATCTACCCGAAGGACTCCGCACAGATCGTCGCCATGGGCGACATCTTCCCCGGCGCCAAGGTGCTGGAGGCGGGCGCCGGTTCCGGCGCGCTCAGCTGCTCCCTGCTGCGCGCCGTCGGGCCCACCGGCGAACTGCACTCGTGGGAGCTGCGCGACGACTTCGCCCAGATCGCCCGGCGCAACGTCGAGGCCTTCTTCAACGGCCCGCACCCGGCCTGGCGGCTGCACGTCGGCGACGTCGCGACCAACCCGGAGACCGGCTTCGACCGGATCATCCTCGACATGCTGACCCCCTGGGAGACCCTCGACATGGTCGAGCGGGCCCTGCTGCCCGGCGGCGTGTTCATCGGGTACGTCGCCACCACCCCGCAGCTGTCCGAGCTGGTGGAGGCGCTGCGCGAGCGCGGCGGCTGGACCGAGCCGCGGGCGTGGGAGTCCCTGGTGCGGGACTGGCACGCCGAGGGCCTGGCGGTCCGCCCCGACCACCGCATGATCGCCCACACCGCGTTCCTGGTGTCCGCGCGTAAGCTCGCCCCCGGGGTCACCGCCCCGCCGCGCCGCCGCAAGCCCAGCAAGGGCACCGAGGCGTACGTCCAGCGCCGCACGGCACTGCGCGAGGCGGAGGCCGCCCGGGCCGCGGCCGCCGCCCAGGCCGCCGGAGCGGAGCCCCGCCAGGCGGAGACGGAGCAGCCGTGA
- a CDS encoding M50 family metallopeptidase, translating to MVLLALVVTVLYAEFARDQLQLSQAGGYLIGLGFVVSLLGSVLLHELGHALTARRYGIGVRGITLELLGGYTEMDRDAPSPRVDLLVSLAGPAVSAVLGAAAVAATLALPDGTLVNQLAFQLAVSNVIVAVFNILPGLPLDGGRALRAAVWAVTRDRHRGTEVAGWVGRAVAVGTAALVALLTLTRQLAPLALPLMLLVAFTLWRGAGQSIRVARVSRRFPLIDLSRLARPVVTVPTGTPLAEAQRRRDGTDPGAALLVTDSAGRPLALVDPATAAAVPTERRPWVAVDTVSRSLAGLPAMPVGLDGHQVMETVQHHPGAQYVVTSGEDVVGILHIVDLAQLLEPHRKMNT from the coding sequence ATGGTGCTGCTCGCGCTGGTCGTCACCGTGCTGTACGCGGAGTTCGCCCGCGACCAGCTGCAGCTGTCGCAGGCCGGCGGCTACCTCATCGGCCTCGGTTTCGTCGTCTCCCTGCTCGGCTCGGTGCTGCTGCACGAGCTCGGCCACGCCCTCACCGCCCGGCGGTACGGCATCGGCGTACGCGGAATCACCCTGGAACTGCTCGGCGGCTACACCGAGATGGACCGCGACGCCCCGTCGCCCCGGGTCGACCTGCTGGTGTCCCTGGCGGGGCCGGCCGTCTCCGCCGTGCTCGGCGCGGCCGCCGTCGCCGCCACCCTGGCCCTGCCCGACGGCACCCTGGTCAACCAGCTCGCCTTCCAGCTCGCGGTCAGCAACGTCATCGTCGCGGTGTTCAACATCCTGCCGGGGCTGCCGCTCGACGGCGGCCGGGCGCTGCGGGCCGCCGTCTGGGCGGTCACCCGGGACCGGCACCGGGGCACCGAGGTGGCCGGCTGGGTGGGGCGCGCCGTCGCCGTCGGCACCGCCGCGCTGGTCGCCCTGCTCACCCTCACCCGCCAGCTGGCGCCGCTCGCCCTGCCGTTGATGCTGCTGGTCGCGTTCACCCTGTGGCGGGGCGCCGGGCAGTCCATCCGGGTGGCCCGGGTCAGCCGGCGGTTCCCGCTCATCGACCTGTCCCGGCTGGCCCGGCCCGTCGTCACCGTCCCCACCGGCACGCCCCTCGCCGAGGCGCAGCGCCGCCGCGACGGCACCGACCCGGGCGCCGCGCTGCTCGTCACCGACTCCGCCGGCCGCCCGCTCGCCCTGGTCGACCCGGCCACCGCGGCGGCCGTACCGACGGAACGCCGTCCCTGGGTGGCGGTCGACACGGTGTCCCGCTCGCTGGCCGGCCTGCCGGCCATGCCGGTCGGCCTCGACGGGCACCAGGTGATGGAGACCGTCCAGCACCACCCGGGCGCACAGTACGTGGTGACCTCAGGCGAAGATGTCGTCGGCATCCTGCACATCGTGGATCTGGCTCAGCTGCTCGAACCTCACCGGAAGATGAACACGTGA
- a CDS encoding PD-(D/E)XK nuclease family protein: protein MTADPVTTQQPPLPAEVPATVRASLSPSRAADFKTCPLLYRFRSIDRLPERPSVEQARGTLVHAVLERLFDLPAAGRTPAAAGDLVAPQWERLVTEQPELAGLFADGDEAARSGFLRSAAALLEGYFAVEDPRRLEPAERESLISAVVDEELLIRGYLDRLDVAPDGALRVVDYKTGGAPREAFEARALFQLKFYALVLWRTRGVVPRVLRLLYLRDGEVCDYAPDADELVRFERTVVALWRAIEAATAAQDFRPRPSRLCDWCNHQALCPSFGGTPPPFPAAPAAADPLRDARSRPAPPGADE from the coding sequence ATGACGGCGGATCCGGTGACGACGCAGCAGCCCCCGCTCCCGGCGGAGGTGCCGGCCACGGTGCGGGCGTCGCTGTCCCCGTCGCGCGCGGCGGATTTCAAGACCTGCCCGCTGCTCTACCGGTTCCGCAGCATCGACCGGCTGCCCGAGCGGCCCAGCGTGGAGCAGGCGCGGGGCACGCTGGTCCACGCGGTGCTGGAGCGGCTGTTCGACCTGCCGGCGGCCGGGCGCACCCCGGCCGCCGCCGGCGACCTCGTGGCCCCGCAGTGGGAGCGGCTGGTCACCGAGCAGCCGGAGCTGGCCGGTCTGTTCGCCGACGGCGACGAGGCCGCCCGGTCGGGGTTCCTCCGGTCGGCGGCGGCGCTGCTGGAGGGTTACTTCGCGGTGGAGGATCCGCGCCGGCTGGAGCCGGCCGAGCGGGAGAGTCTGATCTCCGCGGTCGTCGACGAGGAACTGCTCATCCGGGGCTACCTGGACCGCCTCGACGTGGCGCCGGACGGCGCGCTGCGGGTGGTCGACTACAAGACCGGTGGCGCGCCGCGGGAGGCGTTCGAGGCGCGGGCGCTGTTCCAGTTGAAGTTCTACGCCCTGGTGCTGTGGCGCACCCGCGGGGTGGTGCCGCGGGTGCTGCGCCTGCTCTACCTGCGCGACGGCGAGGTCTGCGACTACGCGCCGGACGCCGACGAGTTGGTGCGCTTCGAGCGCACGGTGGTGGCGCTGTGGCGGGCGATCGAGGCGGCCACCGCCGCGCAGGACTTCCGCCCTCGACCGAGCCGGCTGTGCGACTGGTGCAACCACCAGGCGCTGTGCCCCAGCTTCGGGGGCACGCCGCCGCCGTTCCCGGCCGCCCCGGCCGCCGCCGACCCGCTGCGCGACGCCCGGTCCCGTCCGGCGCCGCCGGGTGCGGACGAGTGA
- a CDS encoding response regulator transcription factor — protein sequence MTASGAAGTDPGRQAAVRRPVRILIADDQPLLRTGFRMVLGAEEDFDVVAEAGDGVEAVELSRRLLPDVVLMDVRMPRLDGVSATRAIVESRLPVRVLVLTTFDLDEYVVGALRAGARGFLAKDVPAADLVSAIRAVAAGDAVVAPRILGRLLDRFAGLLPDPAAAPPRVLDTLTDREREVLVQVARGLSNAEIARALSVSETTVKTHVGHVLTKLGLRDRVQAVVLAYESGLVRPRA from the coding sequence GTGACGGCCTCCGGCGCCGCCGGCACCGACCCGGGGCGGCAGGCCGCGGTACGGCGGCCGGTGCGCATCCTGATCGCCGACGACCAGCCGCTGCTGCGCACCGGTTTCCGGATGGTGCTCGGCGCCGAGGAGGACTTCGACGTCGTCGCCGAGGCCGGCGACGGCGTGGAGGCGGTGGAGCTGTCCCGCCGGCTGCTGCCCGACGTGGTGCTGATGGACGTGCGGATGCCGCGGCTGGACGGGGTGTCCGCGACCCGCGCCATCGTCGAGTCCCGGCTGCCGGTGCGGGTGCTGGTCCTCACCACGTTCGACCTCGACGAGTACGTGGTGGGCGCGCTGCGCGCGGGGGCGCGCGGCTTCCTGGCCAAGGATGTGCCGGCGGCGGACCTGGTGTCGGCGATCCGGGCGGTCGCCGCCGGGGACGCGGTGGTCGCCCCGCGGATCCTCGGCCGGCTGTTGGACCGGTTCGCCGGTCTGCTGCCCGACCCGGCGGCGGCCCCGCCGCGGGTGCTCGACACGTTGACCGACCGGGAGCGCGAGGTGCTGGTGCAGGTCGCCCGCGGCCTGTCGAACGCGGAGATCGCCCGGGCGCTGTCGGTCAGCGAGACCACCGTCAAGACGCACGTCGGTCACGTGCTGACCAAGCTCGGTCTGCGGGACCGGGTGCAGGCGGTGGTGCTCGCGTACGAGTCGGGTCTGGTTCGTCCCCGCGCGTAG
- a CDS encoding ABC transporter ATP-binding protein, which produces MTATVGRQAQAAARASDVWKVYGSGEAQVIALRGVSCEFERGRFTAIMGPSGSGKSTLMHCLAGLDSVTRGTVSIGDTTVTGLGDAGLTKLRRDKVGFIFQQFNLLPTLTAKENILLPLSIAGRKPDPAWYDTVIDTVGLRDRLGHRPAQLSGGQQQRVACARALVARPDVIFADEPTGNLDSRAGAEVLGFLRRSVREYGQTIVMVTHDPTAAAYADRVVFLADGQIVSELVEPTAETVLDTMKKLDTPAEVGN; this is translated from the coding sequence GTGACCGCGACGGTAGGCCGTCAGGCGCAGGCCGCGGCCCGCGCGAGCGACGTGTGGAAGGTGTACGGCAGCGGCGAGGCGCAGGTGATCGCGCTGCGCGGGGTCAGCTGCGAGTTCGAGCGGGGCCGGTTCACCGCGATCATGGGCCCGTCCGGCTCCGGCAAGTCGACGCTGATGCACTGCCTGGCGGGGCTGGACTCGGTGACCCGGGGCACGGTGTCGATCGGCGACACCACGGTCACCGGGCTCGGCGACGCGGGGCTGACGAAGCTGCGCCGCGACAAGGTCGGGTTCATCTTCCAGCAGTTCAACCTGCTGCCGACGCTGACCGCCAAGGAGAACATCCTGCTGCCGCTGTCGATCGCCGGCCGCAAGCCGGACCCGGCCTGGTACGACACCGTGATCGACACGGTGGGCCTGCGGGACCGGCTGGGGCACCGGCCGGCGCAGCTGTCCGGCGGGCAGCAGCAGCGGGTGGCGTGCGCGCGGGCGCTGGTCGCCCGGCCCGACGTGATCTTCGCCGACGAGCCGACCGGCAACCTCGACTCCCGGGCCGGCGCGGAGGTGCTGGGCTTCCTGCGCCGCTCGGTACGCGAGTACGGGCAGACCATCGTCATGGTCACCCACGACCCGACGGCCGCCGCGTACGCCGACCGGGTGGTCTTCCTCGCCGACGGGCAGATCGTGTCCGAGCTGGTCGAGCCCACCGCGGAGACGGTGCTGGACACGATGAAGAAGCTGGACACCCCGGCCGAGGTGGGCAACTGA
- a CDS encoding ABC transporter permease, producing MFRATLKSLLARKLRLILSGLAVVLGVMFVSGAFVLTDTLGRSFDAVFADAYEGVDVNVAAKPKVELSEFEGEQVAAPVPASAVERVRAVPGVDEATGIVAADGARLIGSNGKVVASFGPPQLGENWVGESDLVQLREGREPRADNEIVVNAALAKAARVSVGDRVGVLTLQPKQEFTLVGVFGYSGGRDSIGGVNEVMFTTPVSQRLMLGAPDVFTNITVTAADGVSAEKLRDDVATALGAGYEVKTGEQLSADASAGLKEGLSFFNRILLGFAAVALLVGTFLILNTFSIIVAQRTRELALMRAIGAGRRQIIGSVVLEAVAVGLIASVLGLGAGIGIGALLAYLFGNLAGGLTLAGIGVPAAAVIGAFGVGLVITVVAALLPALRASRIPPIAAMQDVATPDRPLTKVTVAGSAVTAIGATLLFVGLGGHAGDNTLATILGGVLFAFIGVALLTPLISRPVVSLLGALFSWSVPGKLGRLNSGRNPRRTAITAAALMVGIALVTGVTVILDSAKGSIGKLAQDTINAELVIAGAQSGPRPPSFDPAVLEKIKAIPGVTLVDGTYGDMAQVGDERTWVGASSDVAALGPIFEAKATAGDISRLGPDQMLVSSDVAKSRNLTVGSTVPVQLARGEPRTYTVSGIYQSAEFLDPVTLPVEATRDFTVPQPIMGFIQLSPGTASADVLPQVETLLADSPEVSVADRDAFIEQQTGQLDGLLRMIQILLALAIVIAVLGIVNTLALSVLERTRELGLLRAIGLRRAQTMRMITVEAVVISVFGALLGIAVGTGLGAAVVEALRDEGITDLVLPWGDMGVMLGLGAVVGVVAAVLPAIRAARIDVLGAIAHD from the coding sequence ATGTTCCGGGCAACCCTCAAGAGCCTGCTGGCGCGCAAGCTCCGGCTGATCCTGTCCGGGTTGGCGGTGGTGCTCGGCGTCATGTTCGTCTCGGGCGCGTTCGTGCTCACCGACACCCTCGGCCGGTCCTTCGACGCGGTCTTCGCCGACGCGTACGAGGGGGTGGACGTCAACGTCGCCGCGAAGCCGAAGGTGGAGCTGAGCGAGTTCGAGGGCGAGCAGGTGGCGGCGCCGGTGCCGGCCTCGGCGGTGGAGCGGGTCCGGGCGGTGCCCGGCGTGGACGAGGCCACCGGGATCGTGGCCGCCGACGGCGCGCGGCTGATCGGCAGCAACGGCAAGGTCGTCGCCTCGTTCGGGCCGCCTCAGCTCGGTGAGAACTGGGTCGGCGAGAGCGACCTGGTGCAGCTTCGCGAAGGCCGGGAGCCGCGCGCGGATAACGAGATCGTCGTCAACGCCGCCCTGGCCAAGGCGGCCCGGGTGTCCGTCGGCGACCGGGTCGGCGTGCTGACCCTTCAGCCGAAGCAGGAGTTCACCCTGGTCGGCGTCTTCGGCTACAGCGGGGGCCGCGACTCCATCGGCGGCGTCAACGAGGTCATGTTCACGACGCCGGTGTCGCAGCGGCTGATGCTCGGCGCGCCGGACGTGTTCACCAACATCACGGTCACCGCCGCCGACGGCGTGTCGGCCGAGAAGCTGCGCGACGACGTCGCGACCGCCCTCGGCGCCGGCTACGAGGTGAAGACCGGTGAGCAGCTGTCCGCCGACGCGTCCGCGGGGCTGAAGGAGGGCCTGTCCTTCTTCAACCGGATCCTGCTCGGCTTCGCCGCGGTGGCGCTGCTGGTCGGCACGTTCCTGATCCTCAACACTTTCTCGATCATCGTGGCGCAGCGCACCCGCGAGCTGGCGTTGATGCGGGCCATCGGCGCCGGTCGCCGGCAGATCATCGGTTCGGTGGTCCTGGAGGCGGTGGCGGTCGGCCTGATCGCCTCGGTGCTCGGCCTGGGCGCCGGCATCGGCATCGGCGCGCTGCTGGCGTACCTGTTCGGCAACCTCGCCGGTGGGCTCACCCTCGCCGGGATCGGCGTACCGGCCGCCGCCGTGATCGGCGCGTTCGGGGTCGGTCTGGTCATCACCGTGGTGGCGGCGCTGCTGCCGGCCCTGCGGGCGTCGCGGATCCCGCCGATCGCCGCGATGCAGGACGTGGCGACACCGGACCGGCCGCTCACCAAGGTCACCGTGGCCGGCTCGGCCGTCACCGCGATCGGTGCCACCCTGCTGTTCGTCGGTCTGGGTGGGCACGCCGGCGACAACACCCTCGCCACCATCCTCGGCGGTGTGCTGTTCGCCTTCATCGGGGTGGCGCTGCTGACGCCGCTGATCAGCCGGCCGGTGGTGAGCCTGCTCGGCGCGCTGTTCTCCTGGTCGGTGCCGGGCAAGCTGGGCCGGCTGAACTCCGGGCGCAACCCGCGCCGCACCGCGATCACGGCCGCCGCGCTGATGGTCGGCATCGCCCTGGTCACCGGGGTCACGGTGATCCTCGACTCGGCGAAGGGCAGCATCGGCAAGCTGGCCCAGGACACGATCAACGCCGAGTTGGTGATCGCCGGGGCGCAGAGCGGCCCCCGGCCGCCGAGCTTCGACCCCGCCGTCCTGGAGAAGATCAAGGCGATCCCCGGGGTGACGCTCGTCGACGGCACGTACGGCGACATGGCCCAGGTCGGCGACGAGCGCACCTGGGTGGGCGCGAGCAGCGACGTGGCGGCGCTGGGCCCGATCTTCGAGGCCAAGGCCACCGCCGGCGACATCAGCCGGCTCGGGCCGGACCAGATGCTGGTCAGCTCGGACGTCGCGAAGTCCCGCAACCTCACGGTCGGGTCCACCGTGCCGGTCCAACTGGCCCGGGGCGAACCGCGGACGTACACGGTCAGCGGCATCTACCAGAGCGCCGAGTTCCTCGACCCGGTGACGCTGCCGGTCGAGGCGACGCGGGACTTCACCGTCCCGCAGCCGATCATGGGCTTCATCCAGCTCTCCCCCGGCACCGCGAGCGCCGATGTGCTCCCGCAGGTGGAGACGCTGCTGGCGGACAGCCCGGAGGTGTCGGTGGCCGACCGGGACGCGTTCATCGAGCAGCAGACCGGTCAGCTCGACGGGCTGCTCAGGATGATCCAGATCCTGCTGGCGCTGGCCATCGTGATCGCGGTGCTGGGCATCGTCAACACGCTCGCGCTGTCGGTGCTGGAGCGCACCCGCGAGCTGGGCCTGCTGCGGGCGATCGGCCTGCGCCGGGCCCAGACCATGCGGATGATCACCGTGGAGGCGGTGGTGATCTCGGTGTTCGGGGCGTTGCTCGGCATCGCCGTCGGCACCGGCCTGGGCGCCGCCGTGGTGGAGGCGCTGCGGGACGAGGGCATCACCGACCTCGTGCTGCCGTGGGGCGACATGGGCGTGATGCTCGGCCTCGGTGCCGTCGTCGGGGTGGTCGCCGCCGTCCTGCCGGCCATCCGCGCCGCCCGCATCGACGTCCTGGGCGCCATCGCCCACGACTGA